A stretch of DNA from Schizosaccharomyces osmophilus chromosome 2, complete sequence:
TTGAATTTCAAGAATacaattcaaaacaaacaaaaaaatcgttttttttttaaaaaaaaaaagaagagataaaaataaagaaaagaaaaagagatgaATTGCTTAAAGTCCCAAGAAATTATAATGTACGATAAAAAGGAGGAATGGTAAGCATTGTAGAGACGAatctatatatatagaaaaatggaaagagaaagagagagagggaaaaaaaaaaaaaaaaaaagaggagaGAGAACAGGGGAGTGATAAGCAGAAATTCTAGCCCAAAAACATCAAACCaaccaaagatgaaagagGAGAGCCAAGATAATTTTTAGGCAGGTAGCACAAGTTACAAGACTTGGTTTGGTGAAGTCAGATGAGTTTGGATATCAATGATAGACAAATTCGAAGGGAATATAGTGAAAAAGGCACAATGATGATAAAGTTGGGGGGAGGGTGGAGAGGGAAGAGAGTTTGATAGTGTGAGAAtgtggaaaaagaaatcaataCATTCCTTGTAAAGaggaaaagggaaaaggCAGAGAATGGTCTATTTTCGATGTTCATTTTCGTACTCATTTTCgtattcattatttattagtCATAAGTCATTAGTCATTATTCGTGTTCGTGTTCGTTATTCAGTGGTTTCATCATTCGATGGTTTCATATAGATAAAAAATTGTCGACAATGCCTACAATATCTACCATTTGTTCATAAAGAGTGATTGAAACgaaacgaaagaaaacaaaacaaatcaaaacaaaaaaaacaaatcatgaaaaatcattctttCTAGACCATTCATCCAAACAAATCGCACATTTCCACCAATTCCATCTTTCAAAACAGATactctctctctctctctttctttctctttctctgCCAGCCATCAATTGTCATAACGTTTCAAACCCATTGCACAATTTTCACTCAAAAGTTGTCATCCACCGAGGTGTTAACGTGTTGGGTGCTATTGAATGTCTCTGGACCTGGACCAAGACCAAGGGATGATGactaagaaaagaaaagagggGTTGTAGATAACACTTGGGTTATGTTTGaactataaaaaataaataaataaataaactatGGAAATCACGAATTAgacagaaaacaaacaaaacaagctaagcttttttttttctattttcttattaaaaaaaatcacaaaaaaaataaaaagaattttcgtttgtttgttttctttgtcgCTGGACGACatacttgggttacttggaTTGTTGTTTTCTCCGCGTTTAGTTAGATGGACATTGATAAACGTCGCAAACCAGTGGAGGTGAATAGGGGCGAGCGAGCGAGAGACAGAAAGAAAGGTGACGTTTATTACTGTGGGTGCCATGGAACGAGATTCTTGATTTCGTCCCCACCAAAAGGAGCCGGGTTTCCGAACTGCGTTTCGCCAGATCTTGACGAAGCCTAAGCTAACAAGATACAATACATTATTTAGTAGTATAtacacacacacacacacacacaaCTAGGAATTCATATAGATATAGCGAAAAACTCTGCCACAATtcattcttatttttttctaacactaaatttttgttttgtttgattttgttttcttttcttttcttttcttttcatctgcATGTATGTGTAGTAGTGTATGTCACCTACAAAAGAGAGAGGAGGTCGGTCGGTCTCGTCATATATCGTTTCTGCAATGCTTGCACTAGCTTATACAGAAGGAGACCAAAGTGATTGACAAGCCTTTAATTGCTCCAAATAATAAGAACAGTGATCAAATCCATGTTGGTTCATACATTCTGCAAACGTCTTGGCTTCTCCATTACAAGCACGCTTCGACTCTTCTGCATTGGCATCGGAAAATCCTGATGTAGATCCAAATCCTGTTTCGGCTTGAGGTGCTGCTGATGCTGCATTGGTTTCTTCAGCTGCTGGTGCTGAACTGCTGCCACCACCAAACGCGCCTGTAAGCATATTTCCCATCGTATGTCCAATCGCACTACCAATACCCACACCAGCTGCTGTACTCATCATGTTGCCGAAAAAGCCTGTGCCGCCACCCGATGAGGGCACCGCCGTAGGGGGAGCCGCCGCTGGTGCTGCTGGTTGTTGTCCTCCATGTTGACCAGGTCCCGCTGCTGGACGTGCTGGTGGTGCAGATGCCATGCTACGAGGTGCCGCCATCGTCGATGCTGGTCTTGATGAACCAGGCGTGCGGCGTTGACTAGAGGCCGGGGCTGCTGCTGTACGTCTACGAGGCATATTCAATGAATCCAAATCTTTTCCaaacgtttctttttctattcaaaTCAATCAAAATTCTCCTTCAATCTTTGCTTCTTATAAATCACAAAGTTTCTCCAAGATGGTAAATGGTAAAAGGCAAATTCAACGTTTcccttcctcttctttccttttctacTCGTCCTCGCTCCTTTCCTACCCTTTCAttggtttctcttttccttccatCGTTCTAGGTaacattttgcttttaggTGACATGTCTCCACCAAACATAATCCCTTTgagtttaaaaaacaaaaaaaaaacataaaaagaaaaaagaaagcacGTTACATTCTTTCCTTGCACCCTTTTCTCACAAAGAATGTgcccttttctttctcacTCTCATTCTCTCGATTCACCCTCGTTGCATTCCCTTACCCCTTTACCGGACTGCACTACGACTCactaaaaaataacagaaacaaaaatcaaatacCAACTAccaaaatcaatgaaatACCATCTCTCAACTCTCCATCTTTCCAAACCAACAACAAACACTGTTTGCTTCTACCACCTCCCATTCaattgcttccttttctctctctctctctctctctttccCGTACGACGGCAGTCCACCTCGAAATCCCTGGCATAGTTGCAAACGGAAGTCCAAGAGCCAACTATATTAAAGTTATCAGCTGTAGGTTCTACCGCGGAAGCAAGCGATGATTTATGATTCGCAAACTACAACTGCCGACCAAAGTTTACCAAATTCCATGACCTTGGATTGGCCTTTGCTCGCCGTGATGCTTGTTCAGTGACGTGTGCTCCCTCCGTCCCCACACCCTCATAAATCCCGGCCTCCAAGACGTCTTTCGTTTACGGAAGCATATTCCTTTTATCCTTTGCATAAACCATTTCCTTTCGCCTACCGTTCTCAAAGGTAAGTTTGCTCTCCAAAATGCTGCAAATTATACAAGAAATCAGTTTCAGGTGAATTTCAATACGCCCTTTTCCCAATAAGCCTCTTTCCGTCTTTGCTCGTTCTCAAAACACGCCCATCCACGTCCGTCTTTTTGACTCGCTGGTTTTTCTACTTGTAGGTTTTGCCTTCTTTACAACATTTTCAAGTTTATGTTGTTCTGCTGTGCATGCTTGTGCAACAAAGTCCGCGTTCCCCTTCCTACTTTCAATCGTGTTTGGTGAATGACGAGAACTTGTGTTCATCCTCATAGTACTCTCACTAACTGTTCTACACCTCACTACGGCGTTTCCCATACAACCATACTACTATCTTAGACACTTCTTGAAAAGCTCTTCTGTTTCTTGTAATTCCTTTCTGATTTTCTTGCAATTTTCTGCGGCATCCTTCTTTCTCTGCCCTTCCTCCTACTAACCCATTTTCTAGGATGCTTATCTTAACTGCCCCCCGATTTATGAACAATACAAAGTTGGCCAGTACTCGTCGACTTGcctcttctcttttctcGCAGGCCTCCTTACGCTCTAAGCTTCCTGCCACAGCTGCCGCCTCTTACTCTACCATCAAGGGAGGTTCTCTCAAAGACCGCCTCACTGAGCTTATCCCCCAAaagcaagaagaaattaaaaagtttCGTTCTGAACATGGCGGAGATGTTGTAGGTAACGTCACCGTCGATCAAATGTACGGTGGTGCCCGTGGTATTCGCTCCTTGGTTTGGGAAGGCTCCGTCCTCGATCCTAGCGAAGGTATTCGTTTCCGTGGATACAGCATCCCCGAATGCCAAAAGCTTTTGCCCTCTTCTCCCAACGGAAAGCAACCCCTTCCTGaatctcttttttggcTTCTCGTCACCGGTGAGGTCCCCACCCTTACCCAGGTTCAATCTTTATCTGCTGAATGGGCTGCCCGCTCTCAGCTCCCTAAATTCGTAGAGGAACTCATCGACCGTTGCCCTCCTTCTCTTCATCCCATGGCTCAATTCTCCCTTGCCATCACTGCTCTCGAGCATGACTCTGCCTTTGCCAAGGCTTATGAGCATGGTCTCAACAAGCATGACTACTGGAAATACACCTATGAAGACTGCATGGATCTTATCGCCAAGACTGTTCCCATTGCTGGCCGTATCTACCGCAACATTTACCGTGACGGTATTGTTGCCCCCATCCAAGTTGACAAGGACCATTCTTACAACTTTGCCAATGTCTTGGGCTTCGCTAACAACAAGGAATTCGTTGAGCTCATGCGTCTTTACTTGTCCCTCCATTCTGATCATGAGGGTGGTAATGTCTCTGCTCACTCTGGCCATCTCGTCGGTTCTGCCCTTTCTTCCCCTTTCCTCTCTATGGCTGCTTCTCTGAACGGTCTTGCCGGTCCCCTCCACGGCCTCGCCAACCAAGAGGTTTTGAGCTTCTTGAACACTATGAAGGAGGAAATTGGTGATGACTTGTCTGATGAGCGTATCAAGAGCTACTTGTGGGATCTTTTGAAGTCCGGTCGTGTTGTCCCTGGTTATGGACACGCTGTTCTCCGCAAAACCGATCCTCGTTACACTGCTCAACGTGAGTTTGCTCAAGAATATCTCCCCAAGGATCCCATGTTCCAGCTTGTGAGCCGTCTTTACGAAGTCGTTCCCGCTGTCTTGACCGAACACGGAAAGACCAAGAACCCCTTCCCTAACGTCGATTCTCACTCTGgtattcttcttcaatactACGGCTTGAAAGAGCAAAACTTCTACactgttttgtttggtGTTTCTCGTACCTTGGGTGTTGCTTCTCAATTGATCTGGGATCGCGCTCTTGGTTTCCCCATTGAACGCCCTAAGTCCTTCTCTACTgaagctttaaaaaagcttgTTAATGCTAAGTAATGATGATATGGGTAAATACgggtttcttttgtatacCATCAATCCTTGATTAGACAATGACTAGTGCTAAGTTATTATTATGTTTTACTTTGTTGAACGCACAATTCAAAAACAGGTGATTACATTAACAAAGATTtttaaatacttttttttacatatatatttacataACAAAATTATATAGCGAATATATTCAAATTCAATAGATATGTTAGACACGCATAGTCAGACAAAAACCATCTCATATCGGTTTCTATCCCGGCTTAATtggtgtttttttttctacatctATGCAGCGTACcaaaaatcaaagcaaCTGCTCATTTTAGTTACACGTGGATTCACAAAGCCAAATTCAGTCTTAAAAAAAGACCAACTTTGGACTTTCAATCGTGTTGCATAGATCCTTTGGTCGAAGTATATCTAATCGCATTGGTATTTATGCAACTTCAGCAGCAACAGTCACGCTTCGTTATATCATTCTCcttcgttttgtttacatggtAATAatcttgaaaaataaaaccgTGATTCCCTCGAATTTTGCCAAATTACGTACAAGTTACgatcttttaaaaaaccaaaaaaaggatggTGTAGTTTATGACTCGGCTGAATAGAGACAAGGAGTCTTGTGATTATTCACAAATAGGGGTTTCATCCTACATACaaatgacaaaaaatttgtGTGAAAACGTTCAATGATTTCTTGCTGGTTTACAAATTGGCTTAAATTCGCCAGCGACGCAAACAAATATATAGAAAGCAATAAGTATAGTGTATAGCATACATATCTAATTTTAATAAAGCTCTTGTGTACAAAAGAATCATAACAAATATATTATGAATCCCTCTTCAAGTCTATGAATTTATACACCTTTAACTTCCCTGTTCATTGTGTGTGAGTGGTCTTTATGAAATTCGCCTTTATtctatattattttatttgattgATTCTTTAAGATTGAAGAACCTATCAAATATAACAGCTTCGTTCTCTCAATATAACGACTTTAGAATATTAGCTGTTATTTCAACTAactatttgtttatttgtgTGGTATAAAGgagtttttttaaagcaacATTTATCGTATACAAGTTACAAATATCATAGTAAGAAATACGCTATACAGTTCAAAATACGCAGGAAACCATTAGATGGGActagaaatgttttctttgtaatttttaGAAGTAAGTGTTTAACAAACAAGGGTTACCATCGAGACTGTAGTGCAATGAACGTTGAACTGAGGTATTGGCAATACGAAACTCCAAATTTATTTGAGAACTTACTTTGAACGAGTGAATCAACTTTATAGATTCTAATTTGCAaactaacaaaaaaacacgCAGGTAGGATGCGATTTGTTGGCATTTTGCTTGGACGGATGGTCTACGCTGTATCCTACGTAAATAGACACACACCGCGTTTAATTTTCAACATCTACCAATATCGACGCGAAAACACCACAAATTACTTAAAGCAGAATTCATTGAAGAATAACTTAATTTATAAATTCTTATAACTTAACCATAAGCATGATTCGTGAAGCTACACATGTCAATGTAAAACTGGAACACGAAGGTCATTTGCGAGGTTTGTTGAGGAGGCGAAATTCTATGAAACGACCCATGATTCAACTTAAATGTGACCCTGGAactttgaaacaaaaaccagTGGAAGAGTATACAACTCAAACTGTCAAACAGATGCGTAGCGAATTAAACAACATGTTAAGAACAATTACAGATGCAATTACTCAACAGTTAACTTTGAACCGACAAGTCCACTTGGATGGAGTCAATCAATTGCAGAAAACCCTTCTTTCCGTACTGAGGCCATTCGAACAAATAGACCTACTGCAATTAAATATGATCGCGGTAAACTACTCCTTGATAAATATTTACTCTTCTTGCGAGGATAtgtattcatttttaatgGTGTATTATTCTACGATTACATTGTACGAAAGGGTGGAAATTTTTCTGAGAAAAGGCCTGGAACTAGTTGATCAACTGTACGATCTTCTGTACTTTCAAACAACATTGCAATTTACGATGGCTCGTGTACCCCTATCAAGCAATGGTCTTCATAATTTGAACCTTCTAGTTTCTACACTTCAGAAACAAGCCATTAGTTTGAGTTCCACGGCGACAGCATTAATTCCTTTACAAGAAGAGCTTGAACAAGTTAATTATTACCACAAATGCTGGCAACGAGCACACACCGTCCTTACCATTTTTGCAGAGCCTCATCGTCTGCCAAAAAATGTTCGCAGTGAAATTGCTTCGTGGTTTCAAAATATGCCCAACTGCTATCCTAAGCAACTTATTTTACTAAGACTGTGCCTTTGATACTTACacttttacaaaaagataaattCAACTCGAGTGGAAATGATAATAATATACATATAGGATGTCACACGAATACAATTTACACAATAACATATCTAACGTAAACAT
This window harbors:
- the mix17 gene encoding mitochondrial CHCH domain protein Mix17, which codes for MPRRRTAAAPASSQRRTPGSSRPASTMAAPRSMASAPPARPAAGPGQHGGQQPAAPAAAPPTAVPSSGGGTGFFGNMMSTAAGVGIGSAIGHTMGNMLTGAFGGGSSSAPAAEETNAASAAPQAETGFGSTSGFSDANAEESKRACNGEAKTFAECMNQHGFDHCSYYLEQLKACQSLWSPSV
- the cit1 gene encoding citrate synthase Cit1, giving the protein MLILTAPRFMNNTKLASTRRLASSLFSQASLRSKLPATAAASYSTIKGGSLKDRLTELIPQKQEEIKKFRSEHGGDVVGNVTVDQMYGGARGIRSLVWEGSVLDPSEGIRFRGYSIPECQKLLPSSPNGKQPLPESLFWLLVTGEVPTLTQVQSLSAEWAARSQLPKFVEELIDRCPPSLHPMAQFSLAITALEHDSAFAKAYEHGLNKHDYWKYTYEDCMDLIAKTVPIAGRIYRNIYRDGIVAPIQVDKDHSYNFANVLGFANNKEFVELMRLYLSLHSDHEGGNVSAHSGHLVGSALSSPFLSMAASLNGLAGPLHGLANQEVLSFLNTMKEEIGDDLSDERIKSYLWDLLKSGRVVPGYGHAVLRKTDPRYTAQREFAQEYLPKDPMFQLVSRLYEVVPAVLTEHGKTKNPFPNVDSHSGILLQYYGLKEQNFYTVLFGVSRTLGVASQLIWDRALGFPIERPKSFSTEALKKLVNAK
- the meu43 gene encoding Schizosaccharomyces specific protein Meu43, encoding MIREATHVNVKLEHEGHLRGLLRRRNSMKRPMIQLKCDPGTLKQKPVEEYTTQTVKQMRSELNNMLRTITDAITQQLTLNRQVHLDGVNQLQKTLLSVLRPFEQIDLLQLNMIAVNYSLINIYSSCEDMYSFLMVYYSTITLYERVEIFLRKGLELVDQLYDLLYFQTTLQFTMARVPLSSNGLHNLNLLVSTLQKQAISLSSTATALIPLQEELEQVNYYHKCWQRAHTVLTIFAEPHRLPKNVRSEIASWFQNMPNCYPKQLILLRLCL